The following proteins come from a genomic window of Nautilia profundicola AmH:
- a CDS encoding EAL domain-containing protein, with protein MKKLIKQIFIIPILFMIFGLIAFSIFYAFFIEDLTKKEFKKVNDAVLKNEKTILEKNMKSILDAVNGIRLSSYKITHNVLKELLNTVYKDYLNNKKDLKKFLQMHQTKNMFFYIVSKNLVYPDISESFIQIGKNRYLVVNYKNRKYLAVEKRLSDGTILGLAYKLEIIKNMIKNEIIEFIKTINKSNKLNNIAIAEITDWFAEKGTFGKVIYHPIKSFIGKELDLNQPDVKGKYYTKEYFNCLKRKEGCFVTYYFKNPITHIDEPKITYFAIYRPYNYMFVKGFYYSQIIKDIESIQEDIINDVSELLIVTLILLVVFVLISFIVSYIISKKIMQQTIKQYEKLKNNYEKSQKELMKRVYYDKLSGLPNRNKLIEDIDRYKSLCLIDIDDFSDLNDIFGFEIGDKILILISEVLSKKYKNVYRIGSDEFAIGFEYNIVEEDLREIVHLDIKYNDIKINFSVGASSMKGKLLETAETALKLAYKDKVLKYKIYDEKIQQSQKERLQKLQQLLTILENEDIVPYFQCVVNNKQQVVKYEALMRIRYDGKILSPAHFMDLIKEFKLYNYFSRIMIKKVFENLDKFKNIPVSINLSYVDIANEETKKLIYDLLDKDGNTNVVFEILETENIEQFDKVIDFIFHVKRKGIKIAIDDFGSGYSNLVNILYLKPDYLKIDASLIKNIDNIMYFEIIKFIVIFAKKFNIKTIAEYVSDEEKFLILQKLGIDEFQGFYFCEPRPIEELI; from the coding sequence TTGAAAAAACTAATTAAGCAAATATTTATCATTCCTATACTTTTTATGATTTTCGGCTTAATAGCTTTTAGTATATTTTATGCTTTTTTTATTGAAGATTTAACAAAAAAAGAATTTAAAAAAGTAAATGATGCCGTATTAAAAAACGAAAAAACTATTTTGGAAAAAAACATGAAATCTATACTTGATGCTGTAAACGGCATTAGGCTTTCGAGTTATAAAATCACCCATAACGTATTAAAGGAACTGCTAAATACAGTTTATAAAGATTATCTGAACAATAAAAAAGACTTAAAAAAATTTTTACAAATGCATCAAACAAAAAACATGTTTTTTTATATTGTTTCAAAAAATTTAGTTTATCCGGATATTTCTGAATCATTTATACAAATAGGAAAAAACAGATATTTAGTTGTAAATTATAAAAACCGGAAATATTTAGCGGTTGAAAAAAGATTATCTGACGGAACGATTTTAGGATTGGCTTATAAACTCGAAATTATAAAAAATATGATTAAAAACGAGATTATTGAGTTTATAAAAACAATAAACAAATCAAATAAACTGAATAATATAGCAATAGCGGAAATAACGGACTGGTTTGCAGAAAAAGGTACATTCGGTAAAGTTATTTATCATCCAATAAAATCATTTATCGGAAAAGAACTTGACCTAAACCAACCTGATGTAAAAGGTAAATATTATACAAAAGAATATTTTAACTGCTTAAAAAGAAAAGAAGGCTGTTTTGTAACATATTATTTTAAAAATCCTATAACACATATTGATGAGCCGAAAATAACATATTTTGCTATATACAGACCTTATAATTATATGTTTGTCAAAGGGTTTTATTATTCTCAGATTATTAAAGATATCGAATCGATACAAGAAGATATTATCAACGATGTTAGTGAGCTTTTAATCGTTACTCTTATATTATTGGTTGTTTTTGTATTAATAAGCTTTATTGTTTCATATATTATTTCTAAAAAAATAATGCAGCAAACAATAAAACAATATGAAAAACTTAAAAATAATTATGAAAAATCGCAAAAAGAACTTATGAAAAGAGTTTATTATGATAAGTTAAGCGGTTTGCCTAACAGAAACAAATTAATAGAAGATATAGACAGATACAAATCATTGTGTTTAATTGATATTGATGATTTTTCGGATCTAAACGATATTTTCGGATTTGAAATCGGAGACAAGATTCTGATTTTAATATCTGAAGTTTTATCCAAAAAATATAAAAACGTTTACAGAATCGGAAGTGATGAGTTTGCTATCGGGTTTGAATATAATATCGTTGAGGAAGATTTAAGGGAAATTGTGCATTTGGACATCAAATACAATGACATAAAAATCAATTTTTCCGTCGGTGCCAGTTCAATGAAAGGTAAGCTTTTAGAAACAGCCGAAACAGCATTAAAACTTGCATATAAAGACAAAGTGTTAAAGTATAAAATTTACGATGAAAAAATACAACAGTCCCAAAAAGAGAGACTGCAAAAGCTTCAGCAGTTATTGACAATATTAGAAAACGAAGACATAGTTCCATATTTTCAATGCGTTGTAAACAATAAGCAGCAGGTTGTTAAATATGAAGCGTTAATGAGAATTAGATATGACGGTAAAATACTTTCACCTGCCCACTTTATGGATTTAATTAAAGAGTTTAAATTATATAATTACTTTTCAAGAATAATGATTAAAAAAGTTTTTGAAAATTTAGACAAATTCAAGAACATACCGGTTTCGATAAATCTTTCTTATGTGGACATTGCAAACGAAGAGACAAAAAAACTGATTTATGATTTATTGGACAAAGACGGCAATACAAATGTAGTGTTTGAAATATTAGAAACAGAAAATATAGAACAGTTCGATAAGGTTATAGATTTCATATTCCATGTTAAAAGAAAAGGTATCAAAATCGCCATTGACGACTTTGGTAGTGGATATTCTAATTTAGTTAACATTTTGTATCTTAAACCTGATTATTTAAAAATTGATGCTTCGTTAATAAAAAATATCGATAATATTATGTATTTCGAAATTATAAAGTTTATAGTTATTTTTGCTAAAAAGTTCAATATTAAAACAATTGCAGAGTACGTAAGTGATGAAGAAAAGTTTTTGATATTGCAAAAATTGGGAATTGATGAGTTTCAAGGGTTTTATTTTTGTGAACCCCGTCCCATTGAAGAACTAATATGA
- a CDS encoding CvpA family protein: MSIFDGIIIAITLILAIKGYFNGIIKEVAGLIGIIGGLFLASKFFHQTGLYINDHLFQIPNKSAVDLVGFIVVFVGFWVLTVFIGFLLGKILKLSALGALDKILGFIFSGAKFFLLVSIIVAMLWQVAFIREKMQNIAKNSFMLPVLVKIGKKIINITPQDLEKLGKNVKISHLIQTKDSVYV; encoded by the coding sequence ATGAGCATATTTGACGGCATTATAATTGCGATTACACTTATTTTAGCCATAAAAGGTTATTTCAACGGAATCATCAAGGAAGTCGCAGGACTGATCGGTATTATCGGAGGGCTTTTTTTAGCTTCTAAATTTTTTCATCAAACAGGTTTATATATAAATGATCATTTATTTCAAATACCGAATAAATCGGCAGTGGATTTAGTTGGATTTATTGTGGTTTTTGTAGGTTTTTGGGTATTAACGGTTTTTATCGGGTTTTTATTGGGAAAAATCTTAAAATTAAGTGCACTTGGTGCTTTGGATAAAATACTTGGTTTTATATTCTCCGGAGCCAAATTCTTTTTATTGGTTAGTATAATAGTGGCTATGCTATGGCAGGTCGCTTTTATAAGAGAAAAAATGCAAAATATTGCAAAAAACAGCTTTATGCTTCCCGTTTTAGTTAAAATTGGCAAAAAAATTATAAATATAACGCCTCAGGATTTAGAAAAATTAGGGAAAAATGTTAAAATTTCACACTTAATACAGACAAAGGATTCAGTGTATGTTTAG
- a CDS encoding O-acetylhomoserine aminocarboxypropyltransferase/cysteine synthase family protein has protein sequence MKDATLALHYGYDKDKQKTMQVPIYMTTAYEYEDTDHAARLFDLQEEGNIYTRIGNPTTRVFEKRISAIERGIDALATASGMAAIFYAISNLIKSGDNVIISDKLYGGSITLNTQTLKQFNIEAKYFNVHNPEELNELIDEKTKLILIESVANPALTVPEFDSIIEIAKRHNVIVICDNTIATPYGVKPIELGVDIVVHSASKYIVGNGSAIAGCIIEAPFAKEKLKTDRYPQFNEPDESYHGLVYNEKFENPFIARARLALLRDYGAVISPFNSWLLLQGLEHLHLRIKEHSNNALKIAKFLETHPKIKKVNYPFLETDVNYAYAKKYLKYAGGIVSFEVENYESAKNIVKNLKIFSLVTNIGDSKSLATHPASTTHQQLSHEELEAAGVPEGLIRLSIGLEDVDDLIDDLRNAIEKTN, from the coding sequence ATGAAAGACGCTACTCTTGCATTACATTACGGATATGACAAAGACAAACAAAAAACAATGCAAGTTCCTATTTATATGACAACTGCTTATGAATATGAAGATACTGACCATGCCGCAAGACTTTTTGATTTACAAGAAGAAGGAAATATATATACAAGAATAGGAAATCCGACAACAAGGGTTTTTGAAAAAAGAATTTCAGCTATTGAGAGAGGAATTGACGCACTTGCTACTGCAAGCGGAATGGCTGCGATTTTTTACGCTATATCTAACTTGATAAAAAGCGGTGATAACGTAATTATTTCAGACAAACTATATGGCGGCAGTATTACATTAAATACACAAACATTAAAACAGTTTAATATTGAAGCCAAATATTTTAATGTACACAACCCTGAAGAATTAAACGAATTGATTGATGAAAAGACCAAATTGATTTTAATAGAAAGTGTCGCAAATCCTGCGCTTACAGTACCGGAGTTTGATTCGATCATTGAGATTGCTAAGAGACACAACGTAATTGTAATATGTGACAATACAATAGCCACACCTTACGGTGTAAAACCGATTGAACTCGGTGTAGACATTGTAGTACACAGTGCAAGTAAATATATAGTCGGAAACGGAAGTGCCATTGCCGGGTGTATAATTGAAGCTCCTTTTGCAAAAGAAAAGCTAAAAACAGACAGATATCCGCAGTTTAACGAGCCTGACGAGAGTTACCACGGGCTTGTTTATAACGAAAAGTTTGAAAATCCTTTTATTGCAAGGGCAAGACTCGCTCTTTTAAGAGATTACGGGGCTGTGATTTCACCTTTTAACTCATGGTTACTTTTACAGGGACTTGAGCATTTGCATTTAAGAATTAAAGAACATTCTAATAATGCATTAAAAATTGCGAAATTTTTAGAAACACATCCTAAAATAAAAAAAGTTAATTATCCTTTTTTGGAAACTGACGTTAATTATGCATATGCAAAAAAATATTTAAAATATGCAGGAGGTATTGTAAGTTTTGAGGTTGAAAACTACGAAAGTGCTAAAAATATTGTGAAAAATTTAAAAATTTTCTCTTTGGTAACAAATATCGGTGACAGTAAATCTTTAGCTACACACCCTGCAAGTACAACACATCAGCAGCTTTCTCATGAAGAGCTTGAAGCAGCAGGAGTTCCGGAAGGTTTAATAAGACTCAGTATAGGGCTTGAAGATGTTGATGATTTGATTGATGATTTAAGGAACGCTATTGAAAAAACTAATTAA
- a CDS encoding dehypoxanthine futalosine cyclase — MRLTKEKAIDLIKNEDLITLGEMALAKKRELHPKKITTFIVDRNINYTNICCIDCKFCAFYRHKRDDDAYILSFEEIDKKIDELIEIGGTQILFQGGVHPNLKIDFYENLVEHIHKKYPQITIHGFSAPEIDYIAKVSKISIKEVLERLKEKGLSSIPGAGAEILSDRVRDIIAPRKIDTSRWLEIHKTAHQIGMKTTATMMFGTVETIEEIVEHWNLLRELQDETGGFRAFIMWSFQPYNTALYKEGIVTKKTSSNRYLRYLAVARLFLDNFKNIQSSWVTQGSYIGQLALQYGANDLGSTMMEENVVRSAGAQNAMNQQEMIELIKDIGEIPAKRNTAYEILEIFD, encoded by the coding sequence TTGAGGCTTACCAAAGAAAAAGCTATAGATTTGATAAAAAATGAAGATTTAATAACGCTTGGTGAAATGGCTTTAGCAAAAAAAAGAGAGCTTCATCCCAAAAAAATAACCACATTTATTGTAGATAGAAATATCAATTATACTAATATCTGCTGTATAGATTGTAAATTTTGTGCATTTTATAGACATAAAAGGGACGATGATGCGTATATTCTCAGTTTTGAAGAAATTGATAAAAAAATTGACGAACTTATCGAAATCGGCGGAACACAAATATTATTTCAAGGTGGAGTACACCCTAATTTAAAAATCGATTTTTACGAAAACCTTGTTGAACATATTCATAAAAAATACCCGCAAATAACCATTCACGGTTTTTCTGCTCCTGAAATCGATTATATTGCAAAAGTATCAAAAATATCTATAAAAGAAGTGCTTGAAAGATTAAAAGAAAAAGGCTTAAGCTCAATTCCGGGTGCCGGTGCCGAAATTTTAAGCGACAGGGTAAGAGATATAATCGCACCGAGAAAAATAGATACTTCAAGATGGCTTGAAATTCATAAAACTGCTCATCAAATCGGTATGAAAACAACTGCAACTATGATGTTCGGAACCGTTGAAACGATTGAAGAAATCGTTGAGCATTGGAACTTACTAAGAGAGCTTCAGGATGAAACAGGGGGATTCAGAGCGTTTATTATGTGGAGTTTCCAACCATACAATACCGCCTTATATAAAGAAGGTATAGTTACAAAGAAAACCTCTTCAAACAGATATTTAAGATATCTTGCCGTTGCAAGGCTTTTTTTGGATAATTTTAAAAATATCCAGTCAAGCTGGGTTACCCAGGGAAGTTATATAGGGCAGCTTGCACTGCAGTACGGTGCAAATGATTTAGGTTCAACAATGATGGAAGAAAATGTCGTCAGAAGCGCAGGTGCTCAAAATGCAATGAATCAACAGGAAATGATAGAACTCATAAAAGATATAGGTGAAATTCCGGCTAAAAGAAACACGGCTTATGAGATTTTAGAAATATTTGACTAA
- a CDS encoding GGDEF domain-containing protein, protein MEEMIIKISENVLEELKKVHKPPYPLYYKNVFVSLVRKEGIFEELNPKLLCVEPDINEALLTKTVKTIKEVNNVSKEIKQDSETLIEEVAPLQIDEIKEAIMQFSAGLLQKINRLEETVHSLEVELDKAYKELLIDPLTKVYNRKALNNDLNEILEKGKDKNLDLVIAIVDLDLFKEINDKYGHLVGDFVLIKIANIIRKMIRKENKIYRYGGDEFIIVFNRMTLAQVKPIIQRIVHKIESTLLKYKDDLIKVTVSVGLTQHKQGDTFDEIIKRADHALYQAKVKRNGYEVKE, encoded by the coding sequence ATGGAAGAAATGATAATAAAAATTTCCGAGAATGTGTTAGAAGAGCTGAAAAAAGTGCATAAACCGCCTTATCCACTGTATTATAAAAACGTATTTGTATCATTGGTAAGAAAAGAAGGTATTTTTGAAGAACTGAATCCGAAACTCCTTTGTGTAGAACCTGATATCAATGAAGCACTTCTTACAAAAACCGTAAAAACAATAAAAGAAGTAAATAATGTCTCAAAAGAAATTAAGCAGGATTCTGAAACATTGATTGAAGAAGTGGCTCCATTACAAATTGACGAAATAAAAGAAGCAATCATGCAATTTAGTGCGGGACTATTGCAAAAAATTAACAGGCTGGAAGAAACAGTTCATTCTTTAGAAGTAGAACTTGACAAAGCATATAAAGAACTTCTGATCGATCCGTTAACAAAAGTCTATAACAGAAAAGCTTTAAATAATGATTTAAATGAAATACTTGAAAAAGGAAAAGATAAAAATCTTGATTTGGTAATAGCTATAGTAGATTTGGATCTGTTTAAAGAAATTAACGATAAATACGGGCATCTTGTGGGTGATTTCGTTTTGATTAAAATTGCTAATATTATTAGAAAAATGATAAGAAAAGAAAATAAAATTTACAGATACGGCGGTGACGAGTTTATAATTGTATTTAACAGAATGACATTGGCTCAGGTTAAACCGATAATTCAAAGAATTGTTCATAAAATTGAAAGCACGTTATTAAAATATAAAGACGATCTTATTAAAGTAACTGTTTCTGTAGGTTTAACGCAACATAAACAAGGTGATACTTTTGATGAAATTATAAAAAGAGCCGACCACGCTTTATATCAGGCTAAAGTAAAGCGCAACGGATATGAAGTAAAGGAATAA
- the metX gene encoding homoserine O-acetyltransferase MetX, which translates to MKIETKIAKFTKPLYLESGRILEPWQIIYETYGELNEKKDNVILITHALSGSHHAAGMYEGDRKPGWWDGLIGDGKAIDTTKYFVISTNVIGSCFGSTSPMSPIHPGSSERYRLKFPVVTIKDMVKAQKILLDSLGIRHLKAIVGGSMGGMQALRFAVDFPGFCENIIPIATTYQTKPYVIAINKSMIEAIRADSEFKNGNYDPDIIKQNGLKGLAAARMIGYLNYISPKTFERKFGREYVKTDGMFELFGRFQVESYLEYNGAMFPKWFDPLSYIYILKAISLFDISRGFVSLEDAFSQIKDKLHLISFSGDTLFFPEEMRDIKNYMDKVGGKCNYFEINSDYGHDSFLVELEKFDFIISDILKGEV; encoded by the coding sequence ATGAAGATTGAAACTAAAATAGCTAAATTTACTAAGCCTTTATATCTTGAGAGCGGCCGTATATTAGAACCATGGCAAATAATTTATGAAACATACGGTGAACTGAATGAAAAAAAAGACAATGTAATATTAATTACACACGCACTTTCAGGTTCTCACCATGCGGCAGGAATGTATGAAGGTGATAGAAAGCCGGGATGGTGGGATGGACTGATCGGTGATGGAAAAGCAATTGATACAACGAAATATTTTGTAATTTCAACAAATGTAATAGGAAGTTGTTTCGGTTCTACCTCTCCAATGTCTCCAATACATCCGGGCAGCAGCGAAAGATACAGACTTAAATTTCCTGTAGTTACGATAAAAGATATGGTAAAAGCACAAAAAATTCTTCTTGATTCTTTAGGCATAAGACACCTAAAAGCCATAGTCGGCGGCAGTATGGGTGGAATGCAGGCGTTAAGGTTTGCAGTTGATTTTCCTGGATTTTGTGAAAACATAATACCTATAGCCACAACATATCAAACTAAACCTTACGTGATTGCAATTAATAAGTCTATGATTGAAGCAATCAGGGCTGACAGTGAATTTAAAAACGGAAATTATGATCCGGATATTATTAAACAAAACGGTCTTAAAGGTCTTGCTGCAGCAAGAATGATAGGGTATTTAAACTATATTTCACCTAAAACTTTCGAACGTAAATTTGGTAGGGAATATGTTAAAACAGACGGTATGTTTGAATTGTTCGGAAGGTTTCAAGTAGAGAGTTATCTTGAATACAACGGTGCGATGTTTCCTAAATGGTTTGATCCGCTTAGTTATATTTATATATTAAAAGCTATATCACTTTTTGATATCAGCAGAGGTTTTGTCTCTCTTGAGGATGCTTTTTCACAAATTAAAGACAAACTTCATTTAATATCTTTCAGCGGTGACACTTTATTTTTTCCTGAAGAGATGAGAGATATTAAAAATTACATGGATAAAGTCGGCGGTAAATGTAATTATTTTGAAATAAATAGTGATTACGGGCACGACAGTTTTTTGGTCGAGCTTGAAAAGTTTGATTTTATTATCAGTGATATATTAAAAGGAGAAGTTTAA
- a CDS encoding carbon-nitrogen hydrolase family protein yields the protein MKIALLQSAELPFDKAKLNYYLNIAKSEGAKLFVLPEYVLNRFFKEIEKIPLNFVKEQSNHQLKLLKKLSLVYNITILAPLVVVKGNKKHKAIVKCQKGKARFYYQQIYMPYNHWNEESFFDKKESKPLIFTIGNVRIASMFGFESHFTPFWDYFAQKKVDLVVLPSVGTFNSKKRWFEMLKTFAFIKNIYVARVNRVGEWNNWQFYGNSFVINPDGELVNYLGEKEELLISAIDKKLVKEARKEWKFNNLSKEITF from the coding sequence ATGAAAATAGCTCTTTTACAAAGTGCGGAACTTCCCTTTGACAAAGCGAAATTAAATTATTATTTGAATATTGCAAAAAGCGAAGGAGCCAAACTTTTTGTGCTTCCGGAATACGTTTTAAACAGATTTTTTAAAGAAATAGAAAAAATACCGCTTAATTTTGTAAAAGAACAATCAAACCATCAACTTAAACTACTTAAGAAGCTTTCTTTAGTTTATAATATTACTATTTTAGCACCGCTGGTTGTGGTAAAAGGAAACAAAAAACATAAGGCGATTGTGAAATGTCAAAAAGGAAAGGCAAGGTTTTATTATCAACAAATATATATGCCTTACAACCATTGGAATGAAGAAAGTTTTTTTGATAAAAAGGAATCCAAACCTTTAATTTTCACTATTGGCAATGTAAGAATAGCTTCAATGTTTGGTTTTGAATCGCATTTTACTCCTTTTTGGGATTATTTTGCACAAAAGAAAGTCGATCTGGTTGTACTTCCGAGTGTCGGAACATTTAATTCTAAAAAACGATGGTTTGAAATGTTAAAAACTTTTGCATTTATAAAAAATATATATGTTGCAAGAGTTAATAGAGTGGGGGAATGGAATAATTGGCAGTTTTACGGTAACAGTTTCGTAATAAATCCCGACGGCGAACTTGTAAATTATTTGGGTGAAAAAGAGGAGCTTTTAATCTCTGCAATTGATAAAAAATTAGTAAAAGAAGCAAGAAAAGAGTGGAAGTTCAACAACCTCTCAAAAGAAATAACATTTTAG
- the lysS gene encoding lysine--tRNA ligase: protein MFSNEYVKLRMQKAEKLKEAGINPYGHNASRDTKIADFLEKNKDVESLENRRDENRKFTVAGRVKFLRLMGKAAFFKIEDMTGILQVYMSKNELGDKFNLLKKNLEVGDIVEVTGYPFVTKTGELSIHADDVKILTKAIHPLPEKFHGLQDVETRYRQRYLDMIMNKDVRDTFLLRSKIVSLVREFFLKHGFLEVETPMLHTVVGGANARPFMTHHNALDIDMNLRIAPELFLKRLIVGGFEAVFELNRNFRNEGIDHTHNPEFTMIEFYWAYHTKEDLMKLTKELFDYLFEKLNLPKKLQYGDMVIDFDNWTTITYRDSLIKIGNVPEEILEDVNAMKKYLKDHGVELEEHIDSKGKLWAELFDEFVESKLIDPTFVTDFPIEISPLARRSDENPEIAERFELFIAGREIANGFNELNDPLDQYERFKAQLEAKAKGDEEGMEMDEDYIRALQYGMPPTAGEGIGIDRLVMLLTNSHSIKDVILFPTMKPKKEIQNEDDVK, encoded by the coding sequence ATGTTTAGTAACGAATATGTAAAACTTAGAATGCAAAAAGCTGAAAAGTTAAAAGAAGCAGGCATTAACCCTTACGGGCACAATGCAAGCAGAGATACCAAAATAGCGGATTTTTTAGAAAAAAACAAAGACGTAGAGTCTCTTGAAAACAGACGTGACGAAAACAGAAAGTTTACTGTTGCGGGAAGAGTGAAGTTTTTAAGACTTATGGGGAAAGCCGCGTTTTTCAAGATTGAAGATATGACCGGTATTTTACAGGTGTATATGTCTAAAAACGAACTTGGAGACAAATTCAACCTGCTTAAAAAGAACCTTGAAGTTGGAGATATTGTTGAAGTAACAGGTTATCCGTTTGTTACTAAAACGGGAGAGCTCAGTATCCATGCGGACGATGTAAAAATACTTACAAAAGCTATCCATCCGCTACCTGAAAAATTCCACGGGCTTCAGGATGTAGAAACAAGATACAGACAAAGATATCTTGATATGATAATGAATAAAGATGTAAGAGATACGTTTTTATTAAGAAGTAAAATTGTTTCGTTAGTTAGGGAATTCTTCTTAAAACATGGATTTTTAGAAGTTGAAACTCCGATGCTTCACACTGTTGTGGGCGGTGCTAACGCAAGACCTTTTATGACACACCATAATGCTCTTGATATTGACATGAACCTCAGAATCGCACCTGAACTTTTCCTTAAAAGACTGATAGTGGGTGGATTCGAAGCCGTGTTTGAACTTAACAGAAACTTCAGAAACGAAGGGATTGACCATACACACAACCCTGAGTTTACTATGATAGAGTTTTACTGGGCTTATCATACTAAAGAAGATTTAATGAAATTAACTAAAGAGCTGTTTGATTATCTTTTTGAAAAATTAAATCTTCCTAAAAAACTTCAGTACGGTGATATGGTTATTGATTTCGATAACTGGACTACAATTACATATAGAGATTCTCTCATAAAAATCGGAAACGTTCCTGAAGAAATACTTGAAGATGTGAACGCAATGAAAAAATATCTAAAAGACCACGGTGTTGAACTTGAAGAACATATAGATTCTAAAGGTAAACTTTGGGCTGAACTTTTTGACGAGTTTGTTGAAAGTAAGCTTATCGATCCTACATTTGTAACTGATTTTCCAATCGAAATTTCTCCGCTTGCGAGAAGAAGCGATGAAAATCCAGAGATTGCAGAGAGATTTGAGCTGTTTATTGCAGGGCGTGAAATTGCAAACGGATTTAACGAACTTAACGATCCTCTTGATCAATACGAAAGATTCAAAGCTCAGCTTGAAGCTAAGGCTAAAGGTGATGAAGAAGGCATGGAAATGGATGAAGACTACATAAGAGCTCTTCAGTACGGAATGCCTCCTACTGCCGGTGAAGGAATAGGTATAGACAGACTTGTGATGCTTTTAACAAATTCACACTCTATTAAAGATGTGATTCTGTTCCCGACTATGAAACCTAAAAAAGAAATACAAAACGAAGACGACGTAAAATAA
- the xseB gene encoding exodeoxyribonuclease VII small subunit, which yields MQDFEKKLKEAKELLEKLNDPEITLHEAMEYYKKGVKLLEEATKMIEEAKLQFQEIQ from the coding sequence ATGCAAGACTTTGAAAAAAAATTAAAAGAAGCAAAAGAGCTTTTAGAAAAGTTAAATGATCCGGAAATCACACTACATGAAGCCATGGAATATTATAAAAAAGGTGTGAAACTTCTTGAGGAAGCCACTAAAATGATTGAAGAGGCTAAACTGCAGTTTCAAGAGATACAATGA